A region of Gadus morhua chromosome 18, gadMor3.0, whole genome shotgun sequence DNA encodes the following proteins:
- the LOC115531376 gene encoding uncharacterized protein LOC115531376, translating to MQLQIFQYDTFRRHARNYMEPAIVHKWKMDQQHHFQQQLRLGGSVAVGGDMRADSPGHSAKFGSYSLMNLESNTIMDIQLVQSNEVGGSYHMEKEGLKRCLDHLEANGFKADYIVTDRHLQIQKYLRERNITQFYDVWHFEKGLSKKLEKASHKEDILKKWLQSIKNHVYWCATSSTTGPEKVAKWTSLLNHLQNIHDHEDPLFPKCLHPERASRDPNKWLQPGSVALHKAEKLLLNKRVLKDVAKLSHHHQTSSLESFHSLILRFAPKNVVFPFMGMLCRLYLASMHHNENASRVQATTSAGQAVYKVVYPKAKMGEGVVKPVKTDPTFNYVHDLMRLLMEVFEDPTSFDEEMKTIPIPPDLSAENTRTPKAELVARHVSRFNLEVV from the exons ATGCAACTCCAGATATTTCAGTATGACACCTTCAGGAGGCATGCAAGGAATTACATGGAACCGGCTATTGTTCACAAGTGGAAGATGGATCAGCAGCATCATTTCCAGCAACAGTTGCGCCTTGGTGGGTCAGTTGCAGTGGGAGGAGATATGAGGGCAGATTCTCCAG ggCACTCAGCTAAGTTTGGCAGCTACTCATTAATGAATCTGGAGAGCAACACCATTATGGACATTCAACTTGTTCAG AGCAATGAAGTAGGCGGCAGTTACCACATGGAGAAGGAGGGACTCAAAAGATGCCTAGATCATCTGGAGGCAAACGGATTTAAGGCGGATTACATTGTTACAGACCGCCATCTACAGATCCAGAAATATCTTAGGGAACGGAACATCACGCAGTTCTATGACGTCTGGCACTTTGAGAAAG GTTTGTCTAAGAAACTGGAGAAAGCATCGCACAAAGAAGACATTCTTAAGAAATGGCTACAGAGCATCAAGAACCATGTGTACTGGTGCGCTACGTCATCAACCACTGGACCGGAAAAAGTGGCAAAGTGGACATCGCTGCTAAATCACTTGCAAAATATTCATGATCATGAAgacccccttttccccaaatgTCTGCATCCTGAACGAGCGTCGAGGGACCCCAACAAATGGCTACAACCTG GGTCAGTTGCACTTCACAAAGCTGAGAAACTACTGCTTAACAAACGAGTCCTGAAGGATGTAGCAAAACTCAGCCATCATCACCAGACGTCATCGCTGGAGTCATTCCACAGTCTGATACTGCGTTTTGCTCCAAAGAATGTGGTTTTTCCCTTCATGGGAATGTTGTGCAG GTTGTATCTTGCATCAATGCACCACAACGAAAATGCTTCACGGGTGCAAGCTACGACTTCTGCAGGGCAGGCTGTTTATAAAGTTGTCTATCCAAAGGCGAAGATGGGGGAAGGTGTTGTGAAGCCCGTGAAAACGGATCCAACATTCA ACTATGTACATGACCTCATGAGGCTGCTCATGGAGGTTTTTGAGGACCCAACATCATTTGACGAGGAAATGAAGACTATCCCCATCCCTCCAGACCTTTCAGCAGAAAATACACGCACTCCGAAGGCTGAGCTGGTTGCCCGTCACGTCTCCCGCTTCAATCTAGAGGTGGTCTGA